Within Plasmodium vinckei vinckei genome assembly, chromosome: PVVCY_12, the genomic segment CCAAATGAAAAAAGctacaataaaaaagacaaaGTATATAAGGAAAAGAAAGGAGGGGAAACAAAAAACAGTTTCAAACAAGATGACACaaaagaattatttaataaaaattcagaATGGAACATGGCAACTAATAAAATTAGTAGCAATAATATAAGAAATAGACAACACATtagcattaaaaaaatgaaatccTTTGAAAGTTCCTTTAACACTGATAACATAAAACaagaatttataaaatccaAGGAAAACTATAAAGACAATTTGGATGGTGATATTACATTCAAATGCActaatgaaaaaacaaatgttTATGAGGAAAATTATGACAAATATGGTAGTGCaatgaaatataaagaaagtATAAACAATAGCGATGAATTTTTAACAAGCCaatatattgataataattttaatgacatatattatattcaaaGAATAAATGCAAATAATGACACATTTTCTGTATTTGTTaaaatttatcaaatatatattttttcgaGGGCAAACAATGagataaatatagataataaagaagaaaaaaatgatgataataataataataatggaaatattcaaaatcgAATTAAGGGTTATCGAAATTTCGAGGATAGTTATAAAGAACGAACCAATTCTCGTAATTcaaacaaaacaaaagtGTCTGTATATGTTTTGATTACTATTCTCAATGACAGCCTATTaaagtatataataaagaaaaagataCTTTATGATATTACTAATTGCATAAATCAATGGGAGATAGATATAATAACAGAAGTCCAAAATCTAAAAAGCACCACTAGTAATATATCGATGtctattaaaataaaagaatggaatgataatatatattgtataattaaaaatatagaaaattttattaatgattatttaaaagtaTTTATACGTAATATtgctataaatattatttattttttgggtatatatgaaaataatatgctacaaaattatatttcctttttaaaaaccgaagatagtaatattttgcacacacaaaaaaaatacacttTTAagagtatatataatgatattaaaaaaaaaattcaagaACTAAAAcccaaaaaaaagagaaggAGTAATGAGCATAGACAAAAAAACCGTCAAAATATACCTCACAACCAAAATTACAAGAAAGGGCATAATTGGttccaaaatatatttaaaaaaaatgacgataaaaaaaaatacacatttttttatgatgatgcatgtttttttaataatttaacaattgacaaaaaaaagtgcTATTTTAAATCGCATCACGAAGCAAATAGTTAtgttgcatatataaataacatatattatagaagaattatgtttttgtatattttgtttttttttgtgtatataGCAATAACAAAAAACATGTCCTGCTCTTGTTATGcgtaaaaattaaaaaaatagataacATACGGTTTCTTTAGGAAGGGAAGTACCCTAAATCGAAAGTTTACCAAGCGCAGTAAATAAATGCCTATCAATGTTCATGTATACACCTACATGCATATCTCAATGATGCATAGGggtatattcattttattaagcCATATTTGTATTGAAAAcgtgaattttttttactttaacGGGAAATCCCATTTTATACATTCAACTTCATAgtaaataaagatatatccaatttttgaatttcttttaatttattttgttccacatattttacatatatatttgtatatccacaaatattaataactAAATACTTGATTAACCAAACATTTTTGTtgtaataacaataaaggaacaaataattatatgagAAAATTTACTctttcataaataattagtaaataattcaattattaaaaacgaacaaataaatgaataaataatatacatatttataattccaTAGTTATCAATATCTGATTAAAtgttactattatttattattttttccattcttatatttttaagtcTTATGAAATTACcataaaatatcaaaattatgAGAAATACAATATGCAAATGCGACTTACACATACATAtgcacatatttttataatatacaaatatatatatataataaaaaataaagcatatgataatattagaagtcgcaaaaaaaaatcattataatcaattatttttatctagTTTATTCTCATTAAAAGcaggaaaaaaatacctATGCATAATTTACTCTTTTGAGAAAAAACAGAAAATTTAAgggattatataaataaaattaatgagCTTATAAGATGGTATAcccatatatattcatggatataccaaaaaataatacgcATATTCGTTTTgtagatataaataaatggaaTCGAACAGTGTTATATTTGTAGTAATGCCATATATatgctattattattaatacttatttagtaataaaaatgaaaagcaAATTTgcaaatgataaaattaagGCCAATGcaacacacatatataaagaaagtATACCAGAGATATATctattttcttttcttatattttatttattaattgtgTTGTATGCATTAAAAGatacaatatataagaatataataattttctacATTGGCCCATGTGTTCTTCTTTTTAAACTATcctttatatgcataccaaagtttatacaatttttgaATCAAAAGGGTAATGATAtttacatatgtatatgcatgtagaaatatatatatagtgtgtgcattttattcatttatattgtatCTCAACTCTTCACACGTTTACTATTCACTTATATGCAACGATCCTTTTAGTATACTTTTTGTTGTCACAATGCATGTCTATTTGATaagttaaaataataagacaaaattttacaaaatttctTTTGCAGGACTATGCGGTATTgatttaaacaaattaacCAAGGATAAAGTAGCGGAACCAATTGGGCTATTCCCAtcgattttatattttatttttgttttgttcTACCAGattctatattataatgaccataaaattgttagagaaaaaaattggaaaaaaattgttatatgTCTTCTGTTTATTCTATTTAGCACCTTTACTATTTAGCATatcttatttatttgttttcttttgtaaatatatagttaCTAGAATATAATGCGGGATTGTTGtccattattttcatgACCTTCTTGGtatgcaaaaaaatgtacaGATGAAATTGCATGTTAGTAGGTGCAATCAAAATGTTGCATCCgttagttttttttataattatagtatttttattgccTCTTTCCCTTTTTAACACTTTTAATTAAGGGTTTTATAGATGATGTTCTTGAATTAAAATGGAGATATAAAGTCATTTTGCCCTTTTTCggtattcattttttaaaacaacgaaatatttatgaacaaaaaatattattttttctttctttgtGGATTTAATCAAtgaaaatgcatataatattatttatatttattttaaaaatttttattatgcaGCGAGTCTACCCTTGCTATTATGCTATTCAGGAGAAACAAACATACGAATAccgaattttttaatttttatatttaaaaaaaaaattataaatattggttttttttattatatatacattatattGTTGTCTGTATTTTGTACAAacacaataaatatatatgccgGTATGAATTTGtttgaaaatatgtttattttactaCTTTATGAAATGGGCATTACacatatgtgtatatttatttatttcaataattttttttatttatttttttaaggaATTAACGGATTGGAGATTGGACAAACCTTGATTATTtcgatttttatttctatacACAATTTAATTGTAagattaattaaaaatgaggATAGTTGATGAGTTTATAGCAATCCATTTTACACTGAACATACgttcttatttatatttaatcagttttttaaaatgctCCCATACTATTGCTATACAATTTCATGTgccataaaaaattacatattattatttatttttatatttttttatgaacatataggaaataatattgaataTTAAAAGTTCTGATATCTCTGGACTACTAATTTTAAAGCagcattttttatcaataatatttacCCTTCCATTTATATCAATAAATTTGGCGACATTtgcttttaatttttatccaTCAAAAGGATTTGTAGGGAATACATTAACCTACTTTTGTGGCATGTTTTTGGCAGTTGTTTCAATATTTGGCCATTATTCCAAaacattaatattatttttagttccacaatttttaaatttttttttatccttaccacaattatttaattttataccCTGTCCAAGACATAGATTACCAATCATAGAtcataaaacaaataaattaacacattcatataattttacattaataaatttaattttatatatatttggcCCTTTATCAGAATATCATTTAgttattgttttattattttttcaatttgcTACTTGCTCCATTGGCTTATTTTTGAGATATTTTATTGACACTACATAGGGTTTGCATTATATGCAACTCTTCATTATATTCACTACATTAgtattgttaattttttacatgtGCATATgagtattatataaatatgacaTAAACATACtccatatataaatatgggCATGCATGCATATTTGTGTAATCTCTCGAATGCTTGGCATGATCAAAGTACTGAATTTTGGCGAAATATTTGTTTGGTTAAAATGGaatgatatatttcaaTGAGAAACactttatctttttttttacatttattatgATAGCTCCTTGTTTTAGTGTTCATTTatgtatttcattttttatatttttatcgttACTTTTATCATagtactttttttattttcaatttttttgtgtatatTGATACCAACTCACCAATTTTAAACTTAAAAATCggaaaaaatgtatacataatataccCATACAGAACAAATTGTAACCAAATTATCATATcctaaaaatatgtattataacTTATGTCAACCTTTTAGATATATCATGCCAATAATATGGCAAAAAAGAATTGTTATAtttcaataatatattatattatatatgggAAATAATACTCGATGTGTAACTATTTATGTAtcgtatatatttatccatGCACACAATATAATTATCCAAGTTTACATTATTACCATTATGTAATTTTCGCcgtataaataatttttcattatttgaaatataaaataatcaattaaaaaaaaagtaatagcAAATAATACtaaagcatatatatttatgtatccACACATAAATTCGTACACCTCATAGTCATCATAATACAAAAACCTTATGGACTGAACAAAAAGTCATTgctttattcattttataaacGCAACTTACtagtattattatcactaatattattgttattttttttgttaaaattataatttttcttattttaatttttttaaatgatatttataaaagtgtcaaattataaaaaaattatgttattGCTGAAAAAGATTAATTCTAAGAAGGTAAGGGATATaattagtatatattttttgcctAGGGAATATGTTTACAACcctacatatatatacttatagCTATAAATTAATCATGTTAGcgaatttattattaatatcttttatggtatatttaaaatattgtttCTGGATTGATGGGACAATATTGTggcattttttatgttacaatatgttatatatattattatttttattcgatacttaaattaaatttgcAATGCATTAAACGATATGCACTTGCAAATGTAatcaatttattttttacgtAATACAACACCATATAAATAGATTaagaaaacaaattttatgtGCAATAAGCACTCCTTGTTAGTATAATAACTTAgcctttattttttcagtATAGAAAgatttcataatatatacacctATATGTGTATGTGGACATtaatgtaatttttttttaattatgatTTGGGGAAACGATGTTAGacttaaaaatgatgataatgaaaaaaaaaacaaaactcAATTTAAAAGTAACGAAACGAACTCGTATTATAGCATTGACCAAAATACAATAAGCGATGGCGAATCCCCTAATATATGCTATGTAAATAAATCGAATCCTGGCAATTCAcacattaataatttaattaataatattattaaatgcaacaataaatttaccaaatataatagaattattttatccttaaaaaaaattaacgaAAGAATTAAATGCTCTAACAAATGTATACTGAACAGTTGtaatgaacaaaaaaaggacacaaaaaaaaaaagaaaaaaaaatatattgaaaataaagcacagaaaatataaaaagataCTATTCCCTAATTATTGTAGAAttttcacaaaaaaaaaaaaaaaatgtaacactaaatatgaattaaccgaaattatattgaagcataaaataaataaaaagatacaccaaattattaaaagagTGATATATATAGGATATTGTACAAATATAGaacattataaaaaaagaaatatacgCAATAATTCTTTCATATACTTTTTGTGGAATCCACACACTTTGAAGCAAAAGAGccaggaaataaaaaaaagaaaaaaaacgaacAAATTAATTAGTAGTAAGAACTTTACAATTATAAATGagttaaaatataatagaggaaaacaaaaatatttaaatgtaGAAAGATTGAATATGATTACTGATAGCAAAAAAggtaaacaaaataatagcaAAGGGGGCAAAAATGATAAGATTCTAtctgttaataaaaaagaaacaaatttaatggAAAAGTATGAAACGGAAGAAGAGGACGAACAAAACgatgaaaaacaaaaatgcaGTGAAACAAATTACATTTACAATggttttcaaaaaaaatctgAGAGCACCTATGATATGTGTAAGGGATTGCATAAGAATGCTACATTCAATGATTACACATACGGCTTCAAAAATTCGGAGAATAATCTCGAAAAAAGGAatagaaaagaaaaagattCAAAGAATTTTCGCAAATATAATTCAGAAGACAATGCAAACAGGATATACATGAATAAAAAGCACTACAACTTTTGTTGTAATGATAATGAAAGTAATAATTCGAagaattatttgtataaagataatgaattaaaaacacGCAATCACACATTTAGTTGCTTATACAAATTTTGGAACAATAAATGcagaaataataacatataCTTTGATAAAAAgctatattttaataaatataataacacaAACGATACTGATAAATTAATTGGCTCAAATGATATAAGAAATGATTCTCATTCTTTGAGAATCATAAGCAAACGAGATGAACATAATGAgcagaaaataaataaattaaaaaattgtattttaaaaaaaataaatgcagataataataaccaattttttttacacaaaATAGATGTTATGAGCGATATCCATATtcatgataaaaataatcatacTAATTATAGTCATAATGGAAAAAAGAATTGTGGTCGATACTATGAGGAAAATTGGAAAAACAagaaatttaattatttctcAATGTTCCCCTCGATAGAAACTGACCCAATAAATGGATACAAACATCAATACACCAAAGAtagttatattataaagagGACATACAGTATAGATAGAAAATACAATGTTAGGGATTATTTTCGCATGAGTTATATTCATAACAATTATAGTAGTTATAAAAATCGAAGAAATAgtacaaattatttttcccaaaatataaattgcTGCAATATTGAATCAGAGCATACAGACAGATATTTTTTcagtaaaaaattaattccTAATTTTCTGAACATGActaaacataataataataaaaaagaaataaaatataaaaataatgtagaGAAAAATGttgcattttattataactCTCATTATGCGAATAAACAcaatgttaattttttgtcttatcaaaataacaataattataataaaaaattacgAAATTCGATGGAAGATATAGGATacaatacaaataatagtaGTAGTAATGCAACtattaatgaaattaatCATAATAATAGCGCCAGTACAAGGGCAAGCAATACCAACAGCAGTAATAATTATACTAATGCACATGCATCGGTGCAACCGTTCAAAAGACTAAAAAACCGAGTCAACAACCACTTTAGTGCATTAAAACGAAGCtacaaaaattatcaaaaaaactttgaagaagaaaaaattattttttttaattcaataAGAAACATaataagaataataaaagagattaaaaaattagaagCTGATcttaaaaaggaaaaaaagtATTGCTCGGTTATAtgtgatgaaaaaaaaaaagaagaatttaataatttaataaaatatttattacacCAGAAgataataagaaaaaaattaaaagaatattattttaaaaaaatagacaaaggattatttacttttttgtTGCGAAGTAATTatgcaaattttttattttctgaaGAGGAAGTCAAATTGTTGAAACGATggaatatgataaaaagggaaagatcaaagttttataataatgaaagtcatgaagaaaacaaagcttatgataaaaataacaaatttCAAGCAAATGACAATTTAGGTTATGATTATACCGATACATTGAATATAACATGCCCAGACCAAACAAACAATTGTTTGGATTCAGAAAAGGAGGGGAAAACATTCTATCAGGAAGTgtcaaaaaatgaagttTTAGAaagtaatattttaaattatgaaGGGCGAAAAAGTGATcagaataattataatcaACTAAACCAGTTTTATGGAAACAATAGTAAGTTCAGGCTTTATGCAGCAAATGAATTTAGTCATAACATCATAGAGGAAcattataaagaaaattatttaaaagggATATACattgataatttaaatgatttatatttaaaatattgtaaaaaacataaaaggggtataatatttaatgtgCTATCCTTCtttaagaatataaaaataaaaaatgtgtctaaaaaatttaaaaaaaaattaaaaaataaccaggatatatatctttctaaaatatataacaacaaaaaaatgctaagacatataaaatacatatttataaaattattaaaaaaaaatataaccgATATAAATTCAATACATATcaataattgttttttgaATTCAACTacctgtttttttttatttttaattttaacaatttttaaaaacattagtacaattaaaattgtacaatgtcatatatattattctcatttttatatatctctatattacataaaaaataataatttaaaaaatctgtattttatgtataatcATATTATCCATTATGAAGCACCCGATAAAGATATCTATGACTAtaaatgttataaaaagtgcataatatattttgatctAAATtatcttaaaaaaaagtcaaaaaataataatagacAAAGAGATAAAAAAGATGTTGAAGATATAGAGGGATCAGAATCTATTCCTTATTCCTTTGAACAACTTGAAAATTGTCAAATAAGCAAAATACAAACTGACCACAAAAGTAATACAACATCACATTATGGTATAAACAAGATAATcattaagaaaaataaaaaggtaATACCGCttgataatatatcattttacgatatatttatcgcaaaaaagaaaaaattaaacaaagGAGCAGCAATTGATGAGCTTGTgacaataaaattatgtaacTTGTCAAATAAagaacataaaaataacataattTCCTCAAACATCGAAGGAAACACACAAGAACAATATGACTGGTGTGATAGCATTTCAACTGCCCCACCATTACCGAATACTGGAAAAGACGATAAAAacgaagaagaaaatattattaatgatatacatactgaaattgaaaaaagagaaaataaacatatatacgATGACACAAAATTTAGTACCAAgattaatacatataatatacacaGTTCATCATGCAGTAATGAAATTAGTTCAGAAAATTCGGTACAATCTtcagaaaattatatatatacatttccaagaaaaattatagaatattttaatttggaCAAATTAAAGGTTTTAAGACTAtcttcaaataaattaggCGATGATGCTCTTATACATTTGTCCactttgataaaaaaaaataaattaaataaattgaaaatattggATTTACGATGGAATAATTTTACTTACAAAAgtttattatctttattatttgcattGATAAACAATGTGAAAAGtggttataaaaatagcacTATATCggatttaaaaacaaacaagCAAACAAATAGGTTGAAATTGCGTAAGCTATTATTATCGGGGAATAATATTGACAGCTCGTtatattcatcatttttgtCAGGATTTTGTACATGCAATTATATTGTAGTTGCAGAATTAGATTTTTCTATGAACATTATAGACAATGAATGCTTCCCTATtacattaaaatatttcaagcatatattaaatttacaaaaacgaaaaaaaaagaataataatattagtggcgtatatataaatctaGATCATaatagtttaaaaaattcaatatatattaacaagttaatgaaaacattattaaaatttcctaggaataaaaaaaaatatataaaaaataaaaatatggaacAAACCAACTTTATTGATCAGACTGCTATGACAAAgcaaaatatatcattaagTTTGCAATATAatgacataaaaaatatagacacAAATATGGCATTCCacaaatatgaacaaaGGATTAGATTTTGAGTAGTGCTACATAaagtaaattaaaaaataaataacattTTCAAACCCTGGATAAGGATAACCAAAGTCAACGAGGTTCTATATGAACCTCTTTCATTAATTACACataaaaaagcaaaaaataaaattaattcatGCATTATATCCAAGATATATATGCCTCTtgttttacatatttttttgttgctTAATAGCCattgattttttaactGTTTTAAACCATTTGAGGACACATATTTAACATATGGGTCCATACTTCGAaagtttattatatttgtatgcTACGgacttaaaaaaacattaatatttgatatatattattaactaTATGTTTATACTGACACTTAAATGATCTATGCTACCTAGATATGGTACTGGGTTGCgaaattcatttttgtcTAATATACtatcataaatatttttccagTTTTCCTTATAgctttttttgattttttttttttttttcttttttcctCTTAGCTTTTCTTTGTGCACTTCTGGGAATTGTCGTATTTTGGGGGCGCTAATTCCAAGCTGCAAAAATtgagaaataaaaaataaaataaaaaggcaTCATGCCATTTCTTTAAACTGTAATTCTGCACACACAATATGTATAGATATATGTAATGTAATATAGTGTACATATGGAATGATTATGTATGCATACCTGCTTAAACATAATTAGGTTTTGAATGTAATTAAGATTTGGGTTTAAACCAGCATTCaattttctctttttgtaattttccCTTATAGCGTccaaagttttttttttatatccttCTTCTCtccatttttgttttatgatatcagaaatttttttccttctTTCTACACTAAAAGGCTTTCTATTGcataacattttttctcGGAATTCTTTTAGCTtccatttttcttttaatattaatgattttcttcttttcgTATTTTCATCTTGATTAAAAACAAGAGTTTTTTGcataacattttttctgtaattttcatctttccattttaattttattttataagaCAATAgttgttttgttttttccgAATgcttaaatttatttttacaccGTAAAAGTTTTTTTCGCTCTTCTTCATTTCTCCATCGCAATTTAGCTAATtctgataatttttttcgaatTTCTTCTGacattgttttttttttttttttttttatcccCAATTCAATTTCTTTGtcaatttttaattccaAATCATTAGAAGTGGATATTTCtgtattttcttctttccTTATAAcctcattatttttttcatcttctTCGGTAAGGTTGTTCAATGATTCATTACCAATTTCAGCATTATTGCCAACGTTTTCATCTTCTTTCTTTTCCTTACcataaatatgtgtatCCAATATTTCCCCAGTTTTGTAATCCGTATGGGATTTGTCATTCCTCATTCCAGTTACATTATTTCTGTCACCA encodes:
- a CDS encoding UDP-N-acetylglucosamine--dolichyl-phosphate N-acetylglucosaminephosphotransferase, putative encodes the protein MKSKFANDKIKANATHIYKESIPEIYLFSFLIFYLLIVLYALKDTIYKNIIIFYIGPCVLLFKLSFICIPKFIQFLNQKGLCGIDLNKLTKDKVAEPIGLFPSILYFIFVLFYQILYYNDHKILLEYNAGLLSIIFMTFLGFIDDVLELKWRYKVILPFFASLPLLLCYSGETNIRIPNFLIFIFKKKIINIGFFYYIYIILLSVFCTNTINIYAGINGLEIGQTLIISIFISIHNLIEIILNIKSSDISGLLILKQHFLSIIFTLPFISINLATFAFNFYPSKGFVGNTLTYFCGMFLAVVSIFGHYSKTLILFLVPQFLNFFLSLPQLFNFIPCPRHRLPIIDHKTNKLTHSYNFTLINLILYIFGPLSEYHLVIVLLFFQFATCSIGLFLRYFIDTT